The Microbacterium sp. SORGH_AS_0862 region CGGATTGTTTCACGTGAAACACTTCGCCTTTCGCCAGCATCGAACTCTGTCCACTCTAATCGCCGCCATCGACAGCCACGTCGTGATGTTTCACGTGAAACATCGCCTCAGGATCTCTGCACCCGCCCCCGGACGACCCGAGTCGGAACGTCCAGAAGGCCCTCCCCCACGACCTCGACGCGCAGATCGACGACCCGGTGAGTGCGAGCCTGCTTGGCGGCCTTCTCGATCTCCGCGTCTGCAGCGGCACCCTTGAGGAGGACGAGCTCACCGCCATCGCGCACGAGGGGTGCAGTGATCGGAAGAAGCGTGCGCAGCGCACTCACCGCGCGCGCGGTCACGGCATCGAGGACGGCGCCCCGGGTCCAGTCCTGCGACCGACCACGGAAGACCTCCACGTTCTCCAGCGCGAGTTCGTCCACCTGCTCCTGCAGCCACTGGGTGCGTCGCTCCATCGGCTCGATGAGCACCCACCGGACGTCGGGGCGTGCGATCGCCCCGACGATACCCGGGAGACCCGCACCGGAACCGACGTCACCGATGAGACCGACCGGAACGAGCGGCGCCATGACCGCGCTGTTCAGGATGTGGCGTGTCCACAGCCGTGGCAGCTCCAACGGACCGATCAGTCCGCGCAACTCACCTTCCTTGGCGAGATTGTGCGTGAAGGCGCGGGCGCGATCGATCCCGTCTCCGAAGATCGCGGACGCCGCATCCGGTTCCGGCTCGAGTTCTTCCATCAATGTTTCACGTGAAACACTCACGCGCGACGGAGCACAGTGTGGCGCTGAGAGCCCTCACCGTAGGACTCGGAGACGAGCCCGCGCTCGGCCGCGATGTCGTGGACGACCTTGCGCTCATAGCTCGACATCGCCGGGAGTGACGCCTGTGACGCGCCGTCTTCCAGACGTGAGGCGGCACGGTCGACCAAGGCCTCGAGCTCCCGGCGACGCGCGTCGCGCGACCCACTGACGTCGAGGATGAGGCGGGAAAACCGACCGGTACGGTTCTGCACGGCGAGACGGGTCAGGTCCTGCAGCGCACTGACCGTGTCAGGGTCGGAAAACACACGAAGCGAGTCGTCACCATCCGACTCGATCGACACGTACGCACGATCGTTGCGGACATCCAGCGCGAGATCGCCGCCGATGTCGGCGATGTCGAGGAGTCCCTCGAGGAAATCGGCGGCGACATCGCCTTCCTGCTCGAGCTGCTCGACGGTGTCGGTCGTGGTGGGGGAGAGTTCAGAGGTCATAACGGTCTCCTCAGCTGGAGGGTTCGGAGTCGGAGGCGCCACTCTTGGCGGCGGGCGGCTGCTTGCCGGACTGCTTCTTGGCGCGCTGCTTACCCACGGGCTGCTGGCGCTTCGGGGCAGCGGCGCGCTTGCGCTCGGCCTCCTCGAGCAGACGCTGCTGCTCGGCCTGGTACTTCTCGATCGGGACGACCTTGCCGCTGCTGTCGATGGCCTTGCCACGGCGGGCAAGACGCTCTTCGCGGGCCTTGGCGGCCTCGGACCCCGGGGTCGGCAGGTTCCGGATGACGAGGAACTGCTGCACCATCGTCCAGATGTTGCTGATGAACCAGTACACCACGACGCCGAGCGGGAAGAAGATGCCGGAGAAGACGAACGCCAGCGGCAGGATGTAGAGCATGATGCGCTGCATCTGGTACGCCTGGCCGGTCTTGGCCTCGGGGGAGAGGTTCTTCGAGATGATCTGCAGCTGCGTGAAGAACTGCGATGCGATCATCAGGACGACGAGGACGAGCAGGATGATGACAGTGACCGTGCCGTCCGGCCGACCCCAGGCGCCGACGAGGGTGTCGTGAAGAGACGCACCGAAGAGGTTGGCGTTGTAGAACTCGGACGTCAGGTTCGCATCGAGGAACCCGACACCACCGATCCCGGCCGCCGCGTGCTTCGCGACGTCGTTCAGCACGCTGTACAGAGAGAAGAAGATCGGCATCTGCACGAGAAGCGGCAGACATCCCGAGATCGGCGTGGTGCCGTGCTTTTTGTACAGCGCCATGGTCTCGCGGCTCATGGCCTCGCGTGAGAGCTGGTCGCGCTTGCCCCGGTACTTCTCCTGCACCTTGCGCAGCTCCGGAGCGATCTCCATCATCTTGCGCTGGCTCTTGATCTGCTTGACGAAGAGCGGGATGAGAGCCGCACGCACGACGATCACGAGGCCGACGATCGAGAGGACCCAGGCGAGACCCGAATCGCCGGGCAGACCGAGGAACGTCCAGATCGCGTGCCAGGCGACGAGCACCATCTCGACGACCCACTTGAGCGGCCACAGGATCGTCCCGATCAGGTCGAAGCCGCCCGATGATTGCGTCGCGGTCGCAAGTACCAGATCCACGGGGATCAGTCCTTTCTCAGTGGCACGACGAATCCGTGCCGGGTCAGTGCGTGGGAGAAGTGCGTGTGGCCAGGCGGATCATCGATCCCGCCCTCGGCCCAGGGGTGGCACCGAGCGATTCGAGCCGCGGTCAGCGCCGCGCCCTTCACCGCACCGTGCTGCTGAACCGCCCCCACCGCATAGGCGGAGCAGGACGGGTAGTACTTGCAGACATCGCCGTACGTATGCGAGATCGTCGCACGGTAACCATGGAGAAGACCGAGCATGATGTTCCGCGGCAGCAGCGGAATCGCGCGGAGCCAGCCGTGCTCAGGCATCGTCGCCTCGCCGACCGACGCCATCGGCAGCGTCGAGGTGCTCACGACGCCCTCCGCGCCAGGCATCGCTTCACTTCGGCGTCGAGCTCGGCGAACGAGGCATCCGCTCCGCCAGGCAGCACGCGCACGACAACGTCCGCGCCCCTGACCACAGTCGGGAGCGCGGACGCGCAGATTGCTTTGAGCCGCCGGCGGAGACGATTGCGAACGACCGCCGTGCCGACCTTCTTGCTCACGATGAATCCGAACCGAGCGGCGCGATCGTCACCGGATGCCACCACGTACGTCACGGTGTGGGGACCGGAACATCGCACGCCGCGACGGACGACAGCCTTGTACTCGGCGCCGTCGGTCAGTCGGTTCGGCCGCGAGAGCAACGGAAGGGTCAGGCCGAGAGCTCGGTGCGGCCCTTGGCGCGGCGTGCCGAAAGGATGGCGCGGCCGGCGCGGGTGCGCATGCGAGCGCGGAAGCCGTGCTTCTTGGCGCGACGGCGGTTGTTGGGCTGGAACGTACGCTTGCTCATGGGATCTCTCCGGGAAACGGTTGCCACCCGAAGGCGAAGCCTTCAGACGTGGTCGGGGACTGCCTCGAGGGCATAAGTCAACCGACTAAGACTAAGGCGCGAACCCCGAGAACTCAAACCGTGGAGGTCAACCCGCCATTATCCACAGCGCTGTCCCCGACCCCCCGAATCGACACACCCCCGGAACGACGCCGGAGTTTGCTCTCTGGAGCCTCGCTGACTAGCGTGGCTCGCGCAGTTATCCACAGGTGTCGCGCACCGGCGCGTTCTCGCCGGGCCAAGAAGGGGATCATGACCGCGCAAGACACTCCCGACGTCCCGGTGTGGTCGGCGGCCCTCGAGATCCTCGGCGCTGACGCCCGGGTCTCGCCGCAGATGCACGGGTTCCTCAACCTCGCGGTCGCTCAGGGCGTGATGTCGGGATTCCTGTACCTCGACGTTCCCAACGATCTCACGGCCGCCCAGCTCAACAAGCGGCTTCGTCCCATGATCCTGGAAGCGCTCGCGCAGGCGTCGACGAACGACGTCACCGGTTTCAGGGTCGTCGTCAATCCGGAGCTGATCGACGCGCACCTCACGGCAGAAGTGCCGGTGCAGACCATGGTGATCGAGCAGCCCGTCGCCGCACCCGCACCTGCCGCGGAAACCGCGGATCCCGCATCCGCGCGCGCCGACACACGTCTGAACCCGAAGTACACCTTCGATCGGTTCGTCATCGGCCAGTCAAACCGCTTCGCCCACGCGGCCGCGGTCGCCGTCGCCGAGGCACCCGCCAAGGCGTACAACCCGCTCTTCATCTACGGGGACTCGGGTCTGGGTAAGACACACCTGCTGCATGCCATCGGCGACTACGCCCTGAGCCTGTATCCCGGCAT contains the following coding sequences:
- the rsmG gene encoding 16S rRNA (guanine(527)-N(7))-methyltransferase RsmG; this translates as MEELEPEPDAASAIFGDGIDRARAFTHNLAKEGELRGLIGPLELPRLWTRHILNSAVMAPLVPVGLIGDVGSGAGLPGIVGAIARPDVRWVLIEPMERRTQWLQEQVDELALENVEVFRGRSQDWTRGAVLDAVTARAVSALRTLLPITAPLVRDGGELVLLKGAAADAEIEKAAKQARTHRVVDLRVEVVGEGLLDVPTRVVRGRVQRS
- a CDS encoding R3H domain-containing nucleic acid-binding protein, with amino-acid sequence MTSELSPTTTDTVEQLEQEGDVAADFLEGLLDIADIGGDLALDVRNDRAYVSIESDGDDSLRVFSDPDTVSALQDLTRLAVQNRTGRFSRLILDVSGSRDARRRELEALVDRAASRLEDGASQASLPAMSSYERKVVHDIAAERGLVSESYGEGSQRHTVLRRA
- the yidC gene encoding membrane protein insertase YidC, whose translation is MDLVLATATQSSGGFDLIGTILWPLKWVVEMVLVAWHAIWTFLGLPGDSGLAWVLSIVGLVIVVRAALIPLFVKQIKSQRKMMEIAPELRKVQEKYRGKRDQLSREAMSRETMALYKKHGTTPISGCLPLLVQMPIFFSLYSVLNDVAKHAAAGIGGVGFLDANLTSEFYNANLFGASLHDTLVGAWGRPDGTVTVIILLVLVVLMIASQFFTQLQIISKNLSPEAKTGQAYQMQRIMLYILPLAFVFSGIFFPLGVVVYWFISNIWTMVQQFLVIRNLPTPGSEAAKAREERLARRGKAIDSSGKVVPIEKYQAEQQRLLEEAERKRAAAPKRQQPVGKQRAKKQSGKQPPAAKSGASDSEPSS
- the yidD gene encoding membrane protein insertion efficiency factor YidD, with the protein product MPGAEGVVSTSTLPMASVGEATMPEHGWLRAIPLLPRNIMLGLLHGYRATISHTYGDVCKYYPSCSAYAVGAVQQHGAVKGAALTAARIARCHPWAEGGIDDPPGHTHFSHALTRHGFVVPLRKD
- the rnpA gene encoding ribonuclease P protein component gives rise to the protein MRCSGPHTVTYVVASGDDRAARFGFIVSKKVGTAVVRNRLRRRLKAICASALPTVVRGADVVVRVLPGGADASFAELDAEVKRCLARRAS
- the rpmH gene encoding 50S ribosomal protein L34: MSKRTFQPNNRRRAKKHGFRARMRTRAGRAILSARRAKGRTELSA